The following proteins are encoded in a genomic region of Bernardetia sp. MNP-M8:
- a CDS encoding cytochrome c maturation protein CcmE: MKISHIIVLVIIAVGIGIFVSSSENASQYVDFDKALTIAKDGDDNKIHVVGELPRDASGEVIGIEYNPMTDANFMAFQLVDEKGNKQRVITSTPPPSMTDFKRSEKVVVIGKYEIHEQNEQFVVSDILLKCPSKYEENTVAVK, translated from the coding sequence ATGAAAATTTCACATATAATTGTACTCGTTATTATAGCTGTTGGCATCGGAATTTTTGTCAGTTCTAGCGAAAATGCTAGTCAATATGTAGATTTTGATAAAGCTCTTACAATTGCTAAAGATGGGGATGACAATAAAATTCATGTTGTAGGTGAGCTTCCTAGAGATGCAAGTGGCGAAGTAATAGGGATTGAATATAACCCTATGACAGATGCTAACTTTATGGCTTTTCAGCTCGTCGATGAGAAAGGCAACAAACAACGTGTCATTACAAGTACGCCACCTCCTTCCATGACAGATTTCAAACGCTCTGAAAAAGTTGTCGTGATTGGAAAGTATGAAATACATGAGCAAAATGAACAGTTTGTAGTAAGTGATATTTTGCTTAAATGTCCTTCTAAATATGAAGAAAATACTGTCGCTGTAAAATAA
- the ribD gene encoding bifunctional diaminohydroxyphosphoribosylaminopyrimidine deaminase/5-amino-6-(5-phosphoribosylamino)uracil reductase RibD, with translation MNEQLYMQRALQLAEKGKGSVSPNPLVGCVIVAENRIIGEGYHKKYGEAHAEVNALNSISESDEGLKNNLLSKATIYVTLEPCSHFGKTPPCADALIKANVKKVVIATLDPNPLVAQNDAGRGIQKLKDAGIEVVIGMCEQEAKHQNRRFLTAFIKKRPYIILKWAQTADGFIARKDGTSKWISNAVSRKLVHKWRSEEDGILVGKNTILQDNPKLNVREWIGKNPTRIILAGNGFDELNSSFSVFDDSQPTIFYSYSDNDNLKKTTFVDKFLQTELIELNQELDQANFWQTLFEDLHRKNIHSVFIEGGSKILHSLIENGFYDEIRRFTATDVFFNEGFEAPKISISPIKTEFIEENKLDTIMNYEC, from the coding sequence ATGAACGAACAACTATACATGCAACGTGCCTTACAATTAGCCGAAAAAGGCAAAGGTTCTGTAAGTCCAAATCCTTTAGTAGGCTGTGTAATTGTAGCCGAAAACCGAATTATTGGAGAAGGTTATCACAAAAAATACGGAGAAGCACACGCAGAAGTAAATGCGCTCAATAGCATTTCAGAAAGCGATGAGGGTTTAAAAAATAATTTGCTTTCCAAAGCGACTATTTATGTTACCTTAGAACCTTGTAGTCATTTTGGAAAAACGCCTCCTTGTGCTGATGCGCTCATTAAAGCAAATGTCAAAAAAGTAGTCATTGCTACACTTGACCCAAACCCGTTAGTCGCTCAAAACGATGCAGGAAGAGGAATTCAGAAACTAAAAGATGCAGGAATTGAAGTTGTGATAGGAATGTGTGAGCAGGAAGCAAAACACCAAAACAGACGTTTTCTGACAGCTTTTATAAAAAAACGTCCATATATTATTTTGAAGTGGGCGCAAACAGCAGACGGATTTATTGCAAGAAAAGATGGTACTTCCAAATGGATTAGCAATGCTGTTTCTAGGAAATTGGTGCATAAATGGAGAAGTGAAGAAGACGGAATTTTGGTAGGAAAAAATACCATTTTGCAAGACAATCCAAAGCTAAATGTAAGAGAATGGATAGGTAAAAATCCGACACGAATTATATTAGCAGGAAATGGTTTTGATGAGCTGAATTCTAGCTTTTCTGTTTTTGATGATTCGCAACCTACAATTTTTTATTCTTATTCTGATAATGATAACTTAAAAAAGACTACTTTTGTAGATAAATTTTTACAAACTGAACTCATAGAACTCAACCAAGAACTAGATCAAGCTAATTTTTGGCAAACACTCTTTGAAGATTTGCATCGTAAAAATATTCATTCTGTTTTTATAGAAGGGGGAAGTAAAATTTTACATTCCTTGATAGAAAATGGATTTTATGATGAAATCCGTCGTTTTACAGCTACAGATGTCTTTTTTAATGAAGGCTTTGAAGCTCCAAAAATTTCTATTTCGCCTATTAAAACAGAATTTATAGAAGAAAACAAACTAGATACAATAATGAATTATGAATGTTGA
- the dcd gene encoding dCTP deaminase, which produces MILSDKEILTEIEKGTILVEPFDRECLGTNSYDVHLGKFLATYQDEVLDAKAHNKITTFEIPDEGFVLQPNTLYLGMTEEYTETLAHVPFLEGKSSVGRLGIDIHATAGKGDVGFCNAWTLEISVTQAVRIYAGMPIGQLIYFKVDGQIERPYNEKNSAKYNERSTKPVESMMWKNKF; this is translated from the coding sequence ATGATTTTATCAGACAAAGAAATACTAACCGAGATTGAAAAGGGAACTATTTTAGTTGAGCCTTTTGATAGAGAATGTTTGGGTACAAACTCTTATGATGTACATTTAGGTAAATTTTTGGCTACCTACCAAGATGAAGTTTTGGATGCCAAGGCACACAATAAAATTACAACTTTTGAAATTCCAGATGAAGGTTTTGTGCTTCAACCAAATACGCTTTATTTGGGAATGACAGAAGAATATACCGAAACACTTGCTCATGTTCCTTTTTTGGAAGGAAAATCTAGTGTAGGTAGATTAGGAATTGATATTCATGCAACGGCAGGAAAAGGTGATGTTGGTTTTTGTAATGCGTGGACATTAGAAATTTCGGTGACACAAGCTGTTCGGATTTATGCAGGAATGCCGATTGGTCAGCTTATTTACTTCAAGGTAGATGGACAAATTGAAAGACCTTATAATGAGAAAAACTCAGCTAAATACAAC
- the hemE gene encoding uroporphyrinogen decarboxylase codes for MTTLQNDLLLRTARGEKTERAPVWTMRQAGRILPEYRELRAKLSGFIELVTTPHLAAEVTIQPVDRLGVDAAIIFSDILVIPEAMGLPYEMVEKVGPRFPQTIKTESDVKKMTTDGIEEKLSYVTEAISITKKELNGRVPLIGFAGAPFTLFCYMIEGKGSKTFSKPRGLLYENPKLAHQLLQKITDSTIIYLKAQIRAGADIVQVFDSWAGVLGLEQYREFSLKYIEQIVEAIDEVPTIVFGKDQHAARADFGKLPCNVVGMDWTMSIEESRKLIGNDKVLQGNLDPCVLYGSYETIEAETKKMLTSFGKGKYIANLGHGVYPDLDFNKVKHFIDTVKAWKY; via the coding sequence ATGACGACCCTACAAAACGATTTACTTTTAAGAACAGCAAGAGGAGAAAAAACAGAACGTGCCCCTGTCTGGACAATGCGCCAAGCTGGCAGAATCTTGCCTGAATATAGAGAGCTAAGAGCAAAATTAAGTGGTTTTATTGAACTTGTTACTACGCCACATTTAGCAGCCGAAGTAACCATTCAGCCTGTAGATAGATTGGGAGTAGATGCAGCCATTATTTTTTCGGATATTTTGGTTATTCCTGAAGCTATGGGTTTGCCTTACGAAATGGTAGAAAAAGTAGGTCCTCGCTTTCCTCAAACTATCAAGACAGAAAGTGATGTCAAAAAAATGACCACAGATGGCATTGAAGAAAAATTGAGTTATGTAACAGAAGCTATTTCTATTACAAAAAAAGAATTGAATGGACGTGTTCCTTTGATTGGTTTTGCTGGTGCACCGTTTACACTTTTTTGTTATATGATAGAAGGCAAAGGCTCAAAAACTTTTTCAAAACCTCGTGGATTACTTTATGAAAATCCAAAATTAGCACATCAATTACTACAAAAAATAACAGATTCTACAATCATTTATCTAAAAGCTCAAATAAGAGCAGGTGCAGATATTGTACAAGTTTTTGACTCTTGGGCTGGCGTTTTGGGATTGGAACAGTACAGAGAATTTAGTTTGAAATACATTGAGCAAATTGTAGAAGCGATTGATGAAGTGCCTACAATTGTTTTTGGTAAAGACCAACATGCAGCAAGAGCTGATTTTGGAAAACTTCCTTGTAATGTTGTAGGAATGGATTGGACAATGTCGATTGAAGAATCAAGAAAATTGATAGGAAATGACAAGGTTTTGCAAGGAAACCTTGACCCTTGTGTTTTGTACGGCTCGTATGAAACGATAGAAGCAGAAACAAAGAAAATGCTTACTTCTTTTGGAAAAGGAAAATACATTGCCAATCTAGGACACGGAGTTTATCCAGATTTAGATTTTAATAAAGTCAAGCATTTTATTGATACTGTTAAGGCTTGGAAATACTAG
- the ileS gene encoding isoleucine--tRNA ligase, whose protein sequence is MKYTEPKNISYAGVAKDVLHFWKENKIFEASVQNREGKPTFTFYEGPPSANGKPGIHHVMARTIKDIFCRYQTLKGFQVKRKGGWDTHGLPIELQVEKELGITKEDIGKSISIEDYNQKCREAVMRYKELWDDITTKMGYWVDLGNPYITFDKNYMETLWYLLKQFHEKGLLYKGYSIQPYSPAAGTGLSSHEINQPGCYREVKDLSMIAQFKVKGTSNDFLLAWTTTPWTLPSNSALAVGKNIEYVKVETHNQYTKQPINVYVAKALLKSVFDDKKYVDHAIFDEEKHAGKHPYTIIEQCKGERLEGLEYEQLMPYVKPDETNGTAFRVILGDFVSTEDGTGIVHISPTFGADDARVAKLANIPAILVADENGNPMPLVDKRGRFVKEVTDFAGEAVKAEYEPDEVTSAEGYESVDLRIAVKLKNANRAFKTEKYEHNYPHCWRTDKPILYYPLDSWFIKTTDYKERMVELNKTINWKPASTGEGRFGNWLENLVDWNLSRSRYWGTPLPIWRSEDGTEETCIGSIKDLMAEIQEANNSKVLTIEEVKKNRGFLEKFMANQADLHRPYVDDITLIKGKTKLVREADLIDVWFDSGAMPYAQWHYPFEQEEIFNKSYPADFIAEGVDQTRGWFFTLHAISTMLFDSVAYKNVISNGLVLDEKGNKMSKSKGNVVDPFETLADFGADPTRWYLIENSNPWDSLKFSKDGITEVQRKFFNTLQNTYSFFSLYANLDDFDFDEKNLIPISKRPESDRWVISKLHSLIAEVDAAFAEYEPTKAARAMSKFVTSDLSNWYVRLNRKRFWKAELVEDKIAAYQTLHTCLETIALLASPIAPFYSDFVYRNLKKADEKDTITSVHLAEFPISDSKLINKDLETQMELAQQISSMVHALRKKNQMRVRQPLQKVMVAVVDEITQKHIKAVQELILSEVNVKELEFLAPDSDKLTKTIKPNFKKLGGQYGKAMPKIAGLVKKMTQADIATLEQTGVFTLNLDGEVIPLTPDDVEIGTEDIAGWVVMSENGITVALDVNLTDELRQEGVARDLVNRIQNLRKDEGLDVQDKILLQVEKGSDLLNGALSNFKKYICDETQALEMEVLDSVDNSVELETEETTVKLAMRVHQLN, encoded by the coding sequence ATGAAATATACCGAACCAAAAAATATAAGTTACGCAGGCGTAGCTAAAGATGTTCTCCATTTTTGGAAAGAGAACAAGATTTTTGAGGCTTCTGTCCAAAATAGAGAGGGCAAACCTACTTTTACGTTCTATGAAGGTCCTCCTTCTGCCAACGGAAAACCAGGGATTCATCACGTTATGGCTCGTACTATTAAGGATATTTTTTGTCGTTACCAAACTTTGAAAGGCTTTCAAGTAAAGCGTAAAGGAGGGTGGGATACGCACGGTTTGCCTATTGAATTACAAGTAGAAAAAGAATTAGGAATTACAAAAGAAGATATAGGTAAAAGTATTTCAATTGAAGATTATAATCAAAAATGTAGAGAAGCTGTAATGCGTTACAAAGAACTTTGGGACGATATTACGACAAAAATGGGTTACTGGGTAGATTTGGGTAATCCGTATATTACTTTCGATAAAAATTATATGGAAACGCTTTGGTATTTATTGAAGCAATTCCACGAAAAAGGACTTTTATATAAAGGATATAGCATTCAGCCCTATTCTCCTGCTGCTGGCACAGGACTTTCTTCACACGAAATCAATCAACCAGGTTGTTATCGTGAAGTGAAAGATTTGTCTATGATAGCGCAATTTAAAGTAAAAGGAACTTCAAATGATTTTCTTTTGGCTTGGACAACAACACCTTGGACGCTCCCTTCAAACTCTGCTTTGGCAGTTGGAAAAAATATAGAATACGTAAAAGTTGAAACGCACAATCAGTATACAAAACAGCCAATCAATGTTTATGTAGCAAAAGCATTATTGAAAAGTGTTTTTGATGATAAAAAATACGTCGATCACGCCATTTTTGATGAAGAAAAGCACGCAGGAAAACATCCTTATACCATCATCGAACAATGTAAAGGTGAACGTTTGGAAGGTTTGGAGTACGAACAGCTTATGCCGTATGTAAAACCAGACGAAACAAACGGAACTGCTTTTAGAGTAATTTTAGGAGATTTTGTAAGCACAGAAGACGGAACAGGAATCGTTCATATCTCACCTACTTTTGGTGCTGATGATGCTCGTGTTGCCAAATTGGCTAATATTCCTGCTATTTTGGTAGCTGATGAAAATGGAAATCCGATGCCACTTGTGGACAAAAGAGGACGTTTTGTAAAAGAAGTTACTGATTTTGCTGGAGAGGCTGTAAAAGCAGAATACGAACCTGATGAGGTAACAAGTGCCGAGGGCTATGAATCAGTTGATTTGCGTATCGCTGTCAAGCTCAAAAATGCAAATCGTGCTTTCAAAACTGAAAAATACGAACATAATTATCCACATTGTTGGCGTACAGATAAACCTATTTTATATTATCCATTAGATTCTTGGTTTATCAAGACGACGGATTATAAAGAAAGAATGGTAGAGCTAAACAAAACGATAAACTGGAAACCTGCAAGTACAGGCGAAGGGCGTTTTGGAAACTGGCTTGAAAACTTAGTCGATTGGAACTTGTCTCGCTCTCGTTATTGGGGAACACCTCTTCCAATTTGGAGAAGTGAAGACGGAACAGAAGAAACTTGTATTGGTTCTATCAAAGATCTTATGGCAGAAATACAAGAGGCAAACAATTCGAAAGTACTTACAATAGAAGAAGTAAAGAAAAATCGTGGTTTCTTAGAGAAATTTATGGCAAATCAAGCTGATTTGCACCGTCCGTATGTAGATGATATTACACTTATAAAAGGCAAAACAAAGTTAGTAAGAGAAGCTGATTTGATTGATGTTTGGTTTGATTCGGGTGCTATGCCTTATGCACAATGGCATTATCCATTTGAACAAGAAGAGATATTTAACAAATCATATCCTGCTGATTTTATTGCAGAAGGTGTTGATCAAACTCGTGGTTGGTTCTTTACTTTACATGCCATTTCGACAATGCTTTTTGATTCGGTAGCGTATAAAAATGTAATTTCAAATGGACTTGTTTTGGATGAAAAAGGCAATAAAATGTCTAAATCTAAAGGAAATGTAGTTGATCCATTTGAAACATTAGCTGATTTTGGTGCAGACCCAACTCGTTGGTATTTGATTGAAAATTCGAATCCTTGGGATAGTTTGAAGTTTAGCAAAGACGGAATTACAGAGGTTCAGCGTAAATTCTTTAATACACTTCAAAATACCTATTCGTTCTTTTCGTTGTATGCTAATTTAGATGATTTTGATTTTGATGAAAAGAATCTTATTCCAATCTCAAAACGTCCAGAAAGTGACCGTTGGGTTATCTCAAAACTTCATTCTTTGATAGCCGAAGTAGATGCAGCTTTTGCAGAATATGAGCCAACAAAAGCAGCTCGTGCGATGTCAAAATTTGTTACTAGCGACCTTTCAAACTGGTACGTTCGTCTGAATAGAAAACGTTTTTGGAAAGCTGAATTGGTAGAAGATAAAATTGCAGCTTATCAAACGCTTCATACATGTTTGGAAACAATTGCACTTCTTGCTTCTCCGATTGCACCTTTTTACTCTGATTTTGTATATCGTAACTTGAAAAAAGCAGACGAAAAAGATACTATAACTTCGGTTCATTTGGCAGAATTTCCTATTTCTGATTCTAAATTAATCAACAAAGATTTAGAAACTCAAATGGAATTGGCTCAACAAATTTCCTCAATGGTTCATGCCTTGAGAAAGAAAAATCAAATGAGAGTTCGTCAGCCGTTACAAAAAGTGATGGTTGCTGTTGTAGATGAAATTACACAAAAACATATTAAAGCTGTACAAGAACTGATTTTGTCAGAAGTAAATGTAAAAGAATTAGAATTTTTAGCTCCAGATTCTGATAAACTTACTAAAACAATCAAGCCGAATTTCAAAAAATTAGGTGGACAATATGGAAAAGCAATGCCAAAAATTGCTGGTTTAGTCAAGAAGATGACACAAGCAGACATTGCTACTTTAGAACAAACAGGCGTGTTTACTTTAAATCTTGATGGCGAAGTAATTCCACTTACTCCAGACGATGTAGAAATCGGAACAGAAGATATTGCAGGTTGGGTAGTAATGAGTGAAAACGGAATTACGGTAGCTTTAGATGTAAACCTTACTGACGAATTGCGTCAAGAAGGAGTTGCTAGAGATTTAGTAAACCGTATTCAAAACCTACGAAAAGACGAAGGTTTGGATGTTCAAGACAAAATTTTATTGCAAGTTGAGAAAGGAAGCGACCTATTGAACGGTGCTTTATCCAACTTCAAAAAATATATTTGTGATGAAACGCAGGCTTTAGAAATGGAAGTTTTAGATTCAGTTGATAATTCAGTAGAATTAGAAACTGAAGAAACGACTGTTAAATTGGCTATGCGTGTGCATCAATTAAACTAA
- a CDS encoding DUF2795 domain-containing protein, translating to MYWTLELASYLEDAPWPATKDELIDYGTRTGAPMEVVENLQDLEDDGEPYENIEEIWPDYPTKDDFFFNEDEY from the coding sequence ATGTATTGGACACTAGAACTTGCATCTTATTTAGAAGATGCTCCTTGGCCAGCCACTAAAGACGAATTAATCGATTATGGGACACGTACAGGTGCGCCTATGGAAGTAGTGGAAAATCTGCAAGACTTAGAAGATGATGGCGAGCCTTACGAGAATATCGAAGAAATTTGGCCTGATTATCCAACTAAAGATGACTTCTTTTTTAATGAAGACGAATATTAG
- a CDS encoding CcmD family protein — MKNIYLLLLLFSFAFSPLMAIAQEDTNTEQTTEVNKNGKIPVTQRDYENTEVSMADTFRADGKIYVVVVVLTTIFAGIVVFLVVTESKLKKLEDLVYSERASKEKV, encoded by the coding sequence ATGAAAAATATATATCTACTTTTGCTTCTTTTCTCTTTTGCTTTTTCGCCTTTGATGGCTATTGCTCAGGAGGATACCAATACAGAACAAACTACTGAAGTTAATAAAAACGGAAAAATTCCTGTGACACAGCGAGATTACGAAAACACAGAAGTTTCGATGGCTGATACATTCAGAGCAGATGGCAAAATTTATGTTGTTGTTGTTGTTTTAACTACTATTTTTGCAGGAATTGTAGTCTTTTTAGTGGTTACAGAATCCAAACTCAAAAAATTAGAGGATTTAGTATATTCTGAAAGAGCTTCAAAAGAAAAGGTATAA
- a CDS encoding DUF427 domain-containing protein — protein MKAIWNGQVIAESDNTVQIEGNHYFPADSVKKEFLKESDHKSMCPWKGTASYYSLDVNGEENKNAVWYYPTPKDAAKEIGGRMAFWKGVEVVK, from the coding sequence ATGAAAGCCATTTGGAACGGTCAAGTCATTGCAGAAAGCGATAATACAGTACAAATAGAAGGAAATCATTATTTTCCTGCTGATTCTGTAAAAAAAGAATTTTTAAAAGAAAGCGACCATAAAAGTATGTGTCCTTGGAAAGGCACAGCTTCTTATTATTCGTTAGATGTAAATGGAGAAGAAAACAAAAATGCCGTTTGGTATTATCCAACTCCAAAAGATGCAGCTAAAGAAATTGGTGGCAGAATGGCATTTTGGAAAGGTGTGGAAGTAGTGAAATAA
- a CDS encoding BamA/TamA family outer membrane protein: protein MNTTTYIVFVFLFWTTLFTQNLLHAQNQSENQNDSTKLDSNQDQQETFFEKIIDYVEFRNEADRQQDSTRFRSKFVISPVVSYKPETSWGFGIGAKWLFKFKHATQDTRTSNMPISALYTLRKQVVISSGYTIFFNHENWMLKGNIGYSKFPQQYYGIGNNTSSKDEELFEYQNILFEPLLLRRIVGKFFLGGGIRYNNIWNMEYEKDGLLERDKPLGFDGAISAGLELAATYDDRDNVLNAFSGSLYEFRHAFYGKKVGGVPFDLTKVDLRQYFKLSKRDDVLALQAYGYFSDGRAPLGELAALGGSELMRGYYKGRFLENNMLAAQAEYRFPVFAPIGMVVFAGAGEVYHQISDLRFSDIKVGYGAGLRLRIVKSENLNLRFDVAKGEKINFYFGIAEAF, encoded by the coding sequence ATGAATACTACTACTTATATAGTTTTTGTATTTCTATTTTGGACTACTTTATTTACTCAAAATTTACTACACGCTCAAAATCAATCAGAAAATCAAAATGATTCTACTAAACTAGATTCAAATCAAGACCAACAAGAAACTTTCTTTGAAAAAATAATTGATTATGTAGAGTTTAGAAATGAAGCTGATAGACAGCAAGATTCTACTCGTTTTCGTAGCAAATTTGTTATTTCTCCAGTGGTTTCTTATAAGCCTGAAACAAGTTGGGGATTTGGAATAGGCGCAAAATGGCTTTTCAAATTCAAACATGCTACTCAAGACACTCGTACTTCAAACATGCCTATTTCGGCACTTTATACACTTCGAAAGCAAGTAGTTATCTCCTCTGGCTACACTATTTTTTTCAATCACGAAAACTGGATGCTCAAAGGAAATATTGGTTATTCTAAATTTCCACAACAATATTATGGAATTGGAAACAACACTTCTAGCAAAGATGAAGAACTTTTTGAGTATCAAAATATCCTTTTCGAACCTTTACTTTTAAGGCGAATTGTAGGAAAATTTTTTCTAGGAGGAGGCATTCGCTACAATAATATCTGGAATATGGAATATGAAAAAGATGGGTTATTAGAAAGGGATAAACCACTAGGTTTTGATGGTGCTATTTCAGCAGGGCTAGAATTGGCAGCTACGTATGATGATAGAGATAACGTTTTGAATGCCTTTAGTGGCTCTTTGTATGAATTTAGACATGCTTTTTATGGAAAAAAAGTAGGTGGAGTTCCTTTTGATTTGACTAAAGTAGATTTGCGTCAGTATTTTAAATTATCTAAGCGTGATGATGTTTTGGCTTTGCAAGCGTATGGTTATTTTAGTGATGGTCGTGCGCCTTTGGGAGAACTCGCTGCGCTTGGTGGAAGCGAACTAATGCGTGGATACTATAAAGGACGTTTTTTAGAAAATAATATGTTGGCTGCACAAGCTGAATATCGTTTTCCTGTTTTTGCACCTATCGGAATGGTTGTTTTTGCTGGAGCTGGCGAAGTATATCATCAAATTTCTGATTTGCGTTTTAGTGATATAAAAGTAGGCTATGGTGCAGGGTTGCGTTTGAGAATTGTAAAATCTGAAAATCTTAACCTTCGTTTCGATGTCGCAAAGGGCGAAAAAATTAATTTTTACTTCGGAATTGCAGAAGCATTTTGA
- the ccsA gene encoding cytochrome c biogenesis protein CcsA, producing the protein MNLLKKHWWKIACVIILFYTIIGGLLVEVPRLNILNETIRNLFFHVPMWFGMVLMLLASVIYSIMYLKTSNPRHDDWAVELANSGIAFGILGILTGMWWAKFTWGNFWSGDPKQNASAIALLIYFGYLLLRSALPDDEKRGRISAVFNIFAFATYIPLIYILPRMVNSLHPGAEGNPAFSAYDYDNDLKKVFYIAIIGWTLLGVWVAQLRVRMRRIEYKTLFD; encoded by the coding sequence ATGAATTTACTCAAAAAACACTGGTGGAAAATTGCTTGTGTAATTATCCTTTTCTATACAATTATTGGAGGACTTTTAGTTGAAGTTCCTAGACTAAACATTCTTAACGAAACCATTAGAAATCTATTTTTCCATGTTCCAATGTGGTTTGGAATGGTTCTGATGTTACTTGCTTCCGTTATTTATTCGATAATGTACCTCAAAACTTCCAATCCAAGACACGACGACTGGGCAGTAGAACTCGCAAATTCTGGAATTGCTTTTGGTATTTTGGGAATCCTGACAGGAATGTGGTGGGCAAAATTTACATGGGGAAATTTTTGGAGTGGAGATCCAAAACAAAATGCTTCTGCTATTGCTCTTTTGATTTATTTCGGTTACTTGCTTTTGCGTAGTGCATTGCCAGATGATGAAAAACGAGGCAGAATAAGTGCTGTTTTCAATATTTTTGCTTTTGCTACCTATATCCCTCTTATCTATATTTTGCCTAGAATGGTAAACTCTCTACACCCTGGGGCAGAAGGAAACCCTGCTTTTAGTGCTTATGATTATGATAACGACCTCAAAAAAGTCTTTTATATTGCCATTATTGGTTGGACGCTTTTGGGAGTTTGGGTGGCACAGCTTCGTGTCAGAATGAGAAGAATTGAATACAAAACACTTTTTGATTAA